The Sorangiineae bacterium MSr11954 DNA segment CCTTTGTACTTTAGCGGCGGGCAGACGCATCGGGGGATGTTCTTCTTGACGGCCGGTAGCTTTCGCAAATACGCGATGATGGCGTCGACCTCCTCGTCGGGCATGCTTCGGTAGTGCTTCATCTGGGGGCAGAGGTTGGAGCTATCGAAGTCGATGCCGTCGCGGATGGCGAGCCTAAGCTGCCCGTCGGTCCAGTTCCCCAAACCCGTTTCGGGATCGCTCGAGAGGTTCGGCGCGTAAAGCTCGACATTGGCCGCGTAGTCCCCCAGCTTGCTCGTCCTCCCCGCCAGCGGGCTATCCCCTTCGTTGTGGCAGTTGCCGCACCCGCGCGCGTTGATCGCCTTGGCGCCGGCCGAGCCATCGTCGGGCACCATGGCCTTGGCATCCTTGGCCGGTGTGCTCGTACCGCCGCCACCGCCGCCACCTTTCTTACCACCGCCGCCGCCTTCGGACGAACCAGCCTTGCTCGCACACCCCAAAACGGTGGCCGCGACGATCGCGAGCACCACGGCCCGCCCTCCCATCCATGTATTCGGCATTCTCATGGGGTCCATCCCTTGTTTCGCCGTCCTGCAACTTCGAAAATCCCGTGCTCGGGAGCGGCCCCAACGAGCCATCGCGCGAGGGATAAAACCGCCAGGACGCCAGGGACGCCAACACGTCGAAGCTCGAAATTAGGACCCCTGGGGATTTCAAACTTCGAAGCTGGCGATCCTAGCGTCCTGGCGGTTTTATCTCTCGCTGCTGCCCGTGCCCGTCCCCGTACACGTGCCCGATCTCCCACCCGAAGGCTTCGGGCACGGGCACGGGTACGGGGCAATCGACTCAGGGCGTCGCGGGCGGCGGTGTTGCCTGGCCGCACTGCTTGTTGTTGTACTTGGTAATCGCGTCTTGCACGAAGGCGTCCAAGCTCGCCTTCATGGTGTCGTTCATCCGGTACGCCGGGTGATCCTTGTACGGCTTGCCGGCGAGGACGGCCTCTTGCTTGGCCATGATGGCGTTGGATGCCACGGGCTGCGTGCCATTCAAGCCGAGGTACTTGACGATGAACTTCGGGGTCTTGGTCTGCGGGAAGGTCTCTTTGTCGAGATTGCTCCCCACGGCCATGTAGAAGCCGCCGTCACCGTTGGTGTGGCACGTGCGGCAAGCGGCGTCGCGGCAGCCGGTGCACGTGTTCGGGTTCTCGCCTTGGCGCGGGATCGTTCGGAGATTCTGGAAGCCAATGGCGTTGAACTTCGTTTCGTCGAGGCAGTCGCCCATCTTTGCGAGGATGTTGACGGGTGCCCCTTGCCCGGCGCGCTCCTTGGCTTCGATGGCGAGCCAGTCTTGCACGAGCTTCGACTGGTTCGCGTCGAGCGCAGGAGCGGAGCCGCCCGAGTGCGTGCCCTTCGTGAGGAAAAGGCTGTTGGTCTGGATCAGACCGCGCACGCTGATCCCCTGGTAAGACGTATCCGCATCGGTGGCCAGGAATTTCGGTGCGCCCGCGGTTCCATTGGCGTGGCACTCCACGCACCTGGGGATCGCCGGAAACACCTTCTCGACGAAGAACTTGCGTCCCTCCGAGTTCTTGCTGCCCGGCCCCGTCGCTGGGGGCGGAGGGGGGTTGTTGGTGCCTCCCCCTCCGTTCCCATTGCCGTTGCCGTTCCCATTGCCGTTTCCGGTGCCGTCTCCGGTTCCATCGCCTCCTTGGGTGCCATCGCCTCCCGAGGAGTCACCGTTATCGCCCCCGAGCCCCGACGTCGGCCCTTGCGAGCAAGCGGCGGCGAGGACTGCGGCGGCCAAGGCCGAGAACAGGTGTCGATTCATATCAAGACTCCCTCTTGCGACGGACGACGGTCAGTGCAGCGAGCATGCCAGCGAGCAATGCTCCGACACCGGCCGGCGTCGTGTTCGTAGCGCCCACCGAGCAACCACCCGCGCCGGCGTTCATGTCACCGCCCTCGCCATCGTCACCCAGGCCGCCGCTGTTGTTGCCGGGATCGTTGCCGGGGCCGTTGCCGAAGGGATCCGTACCATCGGGCGACTGGCCGACCGGCGGGGGCGGCACGACGACCGTCGGCGACGGGCCGTTCTTGATGTCGGAGATCGAGGTCGCGCGACCCGGGGTGGTCTTGATGCCCTCTTGCCAGGTCGAGGGGACCAAGGTGAGGAACATGCTGTGGCGGCTGTCCTTGGTCGCCGTGGCCAGGTCCTTCAGACCGGGGATGGCCGACATGGTGAAGCTCGCGACCTCGGGCATGAAGCCATTGGGCTTGCCGAAGCCGGGGTTCTTCAGACCGCCGATGCCGTTGATGAAGCCCGCGCCCTGATCCTGCGGGTTGCGCTTGCCGCGCGCCGGGAGGTTGGCGACGTCCGAGGTCGTGGAGACTTCGTACATCTTGTACGGATCGAGGGTGCTGATCTTGCCGGTGACCGGGTCGACCGGGATCATCTGCACGCGGCCGGGGCCCGTGCCGCTGGACGAGCCGCCCATGACGGCCACCGCGGGCGTACCCGCGCCGCCGCCGTAGAGCGAGCCGATGGCGTGCGCGTGGCGCTGGTAGGGGGCGACGCGCGAGGCCTCGTCGAGCTTCGTGAAGGCGTCGCCGCCCGAGCTCACCTTCAGGGTCGTGAGCATCGAGAGGTTCTCACCGCCCGTGTGCCCGTTGCCCTTGACGCGCGTGCGGCGCGCGTTGGCGCTCTTCTGCCACTGGATGGCGACGACGTCCTCGCTCACGAAGGCGACCGAGGGCTGCACCGCGTACATGTTCTGGCGCGGCGCCGACGCGGCGATCAGCTTGCTCTTGACGGCCTTGCCGGTGTCCACGTCGAAGAGGACGGCCCGAACGCCGATGTCGGCGGGCTGGTTGTTCGCCTCCACGGTGGTGATCACGCGCGTGCGGCGCTTGACCGCGACCCCCGGCGGCTCGCACTCCACCTGCGGGCGGCTGTGCTGCGCCTCGTTCACGACCTTGGTGAGGTACGGAACGGTCACCTTGGCGGCGTTGTTTTGCATCTCGACCTTGACCTTCATGACGTAGGCGTTCTGGTTGTTGCGCTGAACGCCGACGAGGAAGGACTCGCCGTTGCCGTCTTTGCCGAGGGGGCAGATGCTGTGCGGACCGTACTGCTGGTCGTCGCCGCCGCCGAGCTTGATGAGGTTCGTGGGTTTCTCTTTGTTGTTCCCGCGGGTGGTGTTGCTGATGTTCAGCATGTTCCCCTGCTTGTCGAACACCCAAGCCACGGCCTGCGGGTTGTTGTTGTTGTTGCCGTTGTCCTCGGACGCGAAGATGTCGATGAGGAAGTTGTCACCGATGGCCGCCAGCGGGCGCATGTGCGTGCGCTCGCCGTTGAGGGCGGGCAGCGCCTTCGGCGGCACCGTCACCTGGAGGCCGCTCTCCGTGAGCTGCGCGATCGAGATCGCCCCCTGGACGCCGGTCTGGCCGTTGGGTTTGACCGAGTCGGTCCACGTCATGAAGATATTGCCGTTGGCGTCGGCCGCGACGCTCGTATCCATGACGCCTGCACCGGTTTGCTTTCCGATTTTTCCGGCAGCAGACTCCTTCACCGTCATCTGCGCCGTGCGCAGAAGGACCGCCGGTCCCCCGGTCTCATCGGCCACTGCCACACCCGAAGCAACCATTGCGAGGGTAAAGACGGCGCCTGCACCAACACGAGAGCTTTTTATCGACATAACATCCTCCACATGGCTCGACCACGCCCCGTAAAAAACGCGGGGCCGAACTTCGTTCCCTTGGGTTTCTGCGCTCCTCCGGCCCGGCCGGAGTCGCGCGTTCAGTTTTCGCGCTCGCCGCTTCCGGGCGCTTCGTTTTGATGATTATCTCGTGCGGCCACCGC contains these protein-coding regions:
- a CDS encoding c-type cytochrome is translated as MRMPNTWMGGRAVVLAIVAATVLGCASKAGSSEGGGGGKKGGGGGGGTSTPAKDAKAMVPDDGSAGAKAINARGCGNCHNEGDSPLAGRTSKLGDYAANVELYAPNLSSDPETGLGNWTDGQLRLAIRDGIDFDSSNLCPQMKHYRSMPDEEVDAIIAYLRKLPAVKKNIPRCVCPPLKYKGD
- a CDS encoding MYXO-CTERM sorting domain-containing protein, whose protein sequence is MAVADETGGPAVLLRTAQMTVKESAAGKIGKQTGAGVMDTSVAADANGNIFMTWTDSVKPNGQTGVQGAISIAQLTESGLQVTVPPKALPALNGERTHMRPLAAIGDNFLIDIFASEDNGNNNNNPQAVAWVFDKQGNMLNISNTTRGNNKEKPTNLIKLGGGDDQQYGPHSICPLGKDGNGESFLVGVQRNNQNAYVMKVKVEMQNNAAKVTVPYLTKVVNEAQHSRPQVECEPPGVAVKRRTRVITTVEANNQPADIGVRAVLFDVDTGKAVKSKLIAASAPRQNMYAVQPSVAFVSEDVVAIQWQKSANARRTRVKGNGHTGGENLSMLTTLKVSSGGDAFTKLDEASRVAPYQRHAHAIGSLYGGGAGTPAVAVMGGSSSGTGPGRVQMIPVDPVTGKISTLDPYKMYEVSTTSDVANLPARGKRNPQDQGAGFINGIGGLKNPGFGKPNGFMPEVASFTMSAIPGLKDLATATKDSRHSMFLTLVPSTWQEGIKTTPGRATSISDIKNGPSPTVVVPPPPVGQSPDGTDPFGNGPGNDPGNNSGGLGDDGEGGDMNAGAGGCSVGATNTTPAGVGALLAGMLAALTVVRRKRES